One Thalassotalea atypica DNA window includes the following coding sequences:
- the recC gene encoding exodeoxyribonuclease V subunit gamma yields the protein MIYLYPANKMENLLAIFNKIQQVSPLPFFSQETVIVQNAGMQHWLNMSVAKTRGISMNIDYALPAQYLWKLLKSLASEDNALDQSPYSREVLTWRIYQLMADKRVINEPVFNHVNQYWQNETSLEQGLFKRYQLAQKLADLYEQYLIFRPEWIDAWCSGDYKLETVLFNQCSNSIPLDATDIQWQGQLWQMLHQHISYNPVVMMQDAIENLEHKQDFLPKRLSLFAINAMAPMWLNFLEKIGQYTQIHFYHLNPCFDYWGDLITEKTAIKRLNQWTKDIDVSMNADIEVVSNNEEVGNPLLANLGQQGREFIALLQSISTIDVEAYEQLVVEEGKVSDSVLKHVQQDILTLVDRRKSPVLKIDESIIITSCHSALREVQALHDWLLHQFNDDSNLTPKDVLVMCPQIEDYAPYVNAVFARGWQDIDEGIPPLPCSIADRNSKDSDPIVAGFMELLSLPDSRFQVTHILGLLRLPAIQEKLDIGINEVDIIATWLDKAAIHWGLNDEHKNTHLESESLNSQYTWQHGFSRLLRGFAYSDHDQVVDQQLLIGHVEGQAGELLGKMMLFIEQLQTYLAKLSKTRTVSQWQLLLSEMLTQSFAVTNEYSIDIIVKAITALGEYTTQAHLAEELPLTIVKDFLSSHFSEPDTSRQFMVGQVTFCSMLPMRSIPFKVIAVLGLNDGQYPRQRQPLAFDLIANTAPQLGDRSRRGDDRYLFLEAIISARQALYLSFQGRSIKTNASQQPSIVLNELFDYLTQGYGWNFTSGANSQLRQTPMQPFSEHNYIIESKDSHNDNIATNPYPSFDAKWLTLVDDTPITEYILPATNQTANAATINTDYSSDELIKFYQHPAKEYAKKILDLNFDDYDTRLSDDEPFVADGLATYQLREQLLDAYVQNDDSEKQVEDVIETAILSGKYSDTPVTDLSIESWRHDSEEFSNLITNCFNPPVIGESISVSLAFTDEKQIVWHSLLPITDGCVLCYRSSTPKFKDFLTLFLHQISLQLAHLEGLLSNVSTVQGAYFNTKSQKIVRYQVSEIQDPLCVLEQLVNTFEVGQSQPLLLNGALVDKVLTSKNFTDNALKKFWSGDQNTLGFGRDHYVQYFWQTCPPLDEIEAPISELFQVVYDHVVRAK from the coding sequence TTGATTTACCTTTATCCCGCTAACAAGATGGAAAATCTTTTAGCCATTTTCAATAAAATTCAGCAAGTCTCTCCACTCCCGTTTTTTAGTCAAGAAACCGTTATCGTGCAAAATGCCGGCATGCAGCACTGGCTCAATATGTCGGTGGCAAAAACTCGCGGTATCTCTATGAATATTGATTACGCGTTACCGGCTCAATATTTATGGAAGCTATTGAAATCCTTGGCTAGTGAGGACAACGCATTAGATCAATCACCATACTCTAGAGAGGTATTAACGTGGCGAATTTATCAGTTAATGGCTGACAAAAGGGTGATAAATGAACCAGTTTTTAACCATGTAAATCAATATTGGCAAAACGAAACGTCATTAGAGCAGGGGCTGTTTAAACGGTATCAATTAGCGCAAAAACTGGCAGACTTATACGAGCAATACTTGATTTTTCGCCCTGAATGGATTGATGCATGGTGTAGTGGCGATTATAAGCTAGAAACAGTCCTATTTAACCAGTGTTCAAATTCTATACCATTAGACGCGACAGATATTCAGTGGCAAGGTCAATTGTGGCAAATGCTACACCAACATATATCTTATAACCCCGTTGTTATGATGCAAGATGCTATTGAAAATTTAGAGCATAAACAGGATTTTTTACCTAAACGCCTTTCGCTATTTGCCATTAATGCTATGGCGCCAATGTGGCTAAATTTCTTAGAAAAAATAGGGCAATACACGCAAATTCATTTTTACCATTTGAATCCATGTTTTGACTATTGGGGGGATTTAATCACGGAGAAAACTGCCATTAAACGCCTTAACCAATGGACAAAGGATATTGATGTCAGCATGAACGCTGATATTGAAGTGGTTTCAAATAACGAAGAAGTTGGAAATCCGTTATTAGCAAATTTAGGTCAACAAGGAAGAGAATTTATCGCTTTGCTACAGTCAATTAGCACCATTGACGTAGAAGCCTACGAACAATTAGTTGTTGAAGAAGGCAAGGTAAGTGATTCAGTATTAAAGCACGTTCAACAGGATATATTGACCTTAGTTGATCGTCGAAAATCACCAGTACTAAAAATAGATGAATCGATTATTATAACAAGCTGTCATAGTGCTTTGCGCGAAGTTCAAGCACTCCATGACTGGCTGTTACATCAATTTAATGATGACAGTAATTTAACGCCGAAAGATGTTTTGGTAATGTGCCCGCAAATTGAAGACTATGCGCCATATGTCAACGCGGTATTTGCGCGTGGCTGGCAAGATATTGATGAAGGGATACCTCCTTTGCCTTGCTCCATTGCCGACAGAAACTCAAAGGATTCAGATCCTATCGTTGCAGGTTTTATGGAATTATTGTCATTGCCTGACAGTCGCTTTCAAGTGACCCATATCCTCGGCTTATTAAGGTTACCCGCGATTCAGGAAAAACTCGATATTGGCATAAATGAAGTTGATATCATTGCCACTTGGCTAGATAAAGCCGCGATACATTGGGGCTTAAACGATGAACATAAAAATACACACTTAGAAAGTGAATCATTAAACAGTCAATACACTTGGCAGCACGGATTTTCGCGTTTACTCAGAGGATTTGCCTACAGCGATCATGATCAAGTAGTAGATCAGCAATTACTAATTGGTCATGTAGAAGGGCAAGCTGGGGAATTGCTGGGTAAGATGATGTTGTTCATTGAACAATTACAAACTTATTTAGCAAAACTAAGTAAAACAAGAACCGTGAGCCAGTGGCAGCTACTATTATCTGAAATGTTAACGCAATCTTTTGCGGTAACTAATGAGTACAGTATCGATATCATTGTCAAAGCAATCACAGCGCTTGGTGAATACACAACGCAAGCCCACTTGGCAGAAGAATTACCCTTGACCATTGTAAAAGACTTTTTATCAAGCCATTTCTCTGAGCCTGATACCAGTCGCCAATTTATGGTCGGGCAAGTTACATTTTGTTCAATGCTACCCATGCGAAGCATTCCGTTTAAAGTTATTGCGGTGCTAGGGCTTAACGATGGACAGTATCCTCGTCAACGCCAACCTTTAGCATTTGATTTAATAGCTAATACAGCGCCTCAATTAGGTGATCGTTCAAGACGAGGTGACGACAGGTACCTCTTTTTAGAGGCCATAATTTCAGCTAGACAAGCGCTATACTTGAGTTTTCAAGGGCGAAGTATTAAAACCAATGCCTCTCAGCAACCCTCTATCGTACTCAATGAACTGTTCGATTATCTCACTCAAGGCTATGGTTGGAATTTTACCTCTGGTGCAAATTCACAGCTTCGCCAAACACCAATGCAGCCCTTTAGCGAGCATAATTACATAATCGAGTCAAAAGATAGTCACAATGACAATATTGCAACAAATCCTTATCCAAGTTTCGATGCAAAGTGGCTTACATTGGTTGATGATACACCGATAACAGAGTATATCTTACCTGCAACTAATCAAACAGCGAATGCAGCGACCATAAACACTGACTATAGCAGTGACGAACTCATCAAGTTTTATCAGCATCCAGCAAAAGAATACGCAAAGAAAATACTTGATCTTAATTTCGACGACTACGACACCAGGCTCAGTGATGATGAGCCATTTGTCGCAGATGGCCTTGCAACCTACCAATTACGTGAACAATTGCTGGACGCTTATGTGCAAAATGACGACTCAGAAAAGCAAGTTGAAGATGTAATAGAAACTGCAATTCTAAGTGGAAAATATTCAGACACTCCAGTGACAGATCTCTCCATAGAAAGTTGGCGTCATGATAGCGAAGAATTTTCCAATCTAATAACCAATTGTTTCAACCCGCCAGTCATTGGCGAATCTATATCAGTGAGCCTTGCGTTTACAGATGAAAAACAAATAGTTTGGCACTCACTTTTGCCAATTACAGATGGCTGCGTACTGTGTTATCGAAGTTCAACGCCAAAATTTAAAGATTTTTTGACCCTATTTCTACATCAAATAAGCTTACAACTGGCCCATTTAGAGGGGTTACTATCTAACGTGAGCACGGTGCAAGGTGCG